Below is a genomic region from Miscanthus floridulus cultivar M001 chromosome 1, ASM1932011v1, whole genome shotgun sequence.
CGATTTTTAAAGTTAGAGGATGTATGATTCATGGTAATAGTCTAATAGAGTTGCGCGTGGATGAAAGATCGAGTTTGGGATTTTTCTTTCAGATTAAGCATAAGCAGCAAGTGTGGGCTGCTTAGGGCACCACCGACGTAAGCCAACAGATTTGTTAGCCTCAACTAAAAGCAGTAGTTCATGTAGGTGGGGAGAAGTTGAGGCAAACAGCTTCACGGTGCAAGCTATTTTTTTACCCTACATGCATGTAGCTTGTAGCTTTTCTCTCCTTatcctactccctccatcccaaaaagagTGATATTTTTTACTTTCAGACATCATATTTAACTGTTTGTTTTATTTAAATTTTTTgtgtaaattataaaataaataaatcattattaaagtatctctaatgataaaataagcCATAACAAAATAGTtgatatttattaaaaaaattgaaTAAGACGAATGCTCAAACAAGATATCTGAAAGTAAGAAACGACGTTTTTTTTAATGGAGGGAGTAGACCGTAAGCTAGCCAAACGCTCGCTCTACTAGTTGCTTTAGCGTGAAGTTGTAGGTGCTTCTGCAGGTAGGCGGACTGTGATGCGAAGCTATCATTCCGTGCTAGATGGACACCAAATGCAGACGTGTCACTCGAGCCTACAAGACACGGTGGAGCGATGGGACTGCCTTAATCTGGAATTCACTTTTTCTTTGACTCAGGCACTCAGCATACGATTGGGTCTTCTCTCTCCTGTACAAACTTTTTTTTCTAGCAGACAGGCGTCAGGCGAATGGTGCTGAGCGCGTTAAGGTTCGTCCGCCGTCGCAACACCACTGATTCGGTGCGTCAAGTCGCTAACGGCTCCCTTTCAGTGCCTAGGGCAACCCCAACTAAGCTTTCATCTGGACTCCTATCCTTCTTTTAGAGGGCCGGGATTTGAAAACATAGCTCTAACCGAAGCCTCGTCCAGCCCCCCATGGATGAGGCACTCTCGTTCCTCTCTCCTAAACTTCAGATGTAGGCGTTCCTCATCCTCTTCCCTACTTCTCATTCCTCTCTTATTACGAGGCTGATAAGTGGGCCCGATAAATAAGACACATGACAATATAGTGTAAAGTAGAAAAATTTTAGAGAATTGGTTGGAGTGTGCTGAGAAGTAGGGGCTTAGAATATGAATGAGGAACTTATTTCGTGAGATAGAGAGCAGGAATAGGTTGGAGTTGGTCCAACTCCAATCCAATCCAATCAATCCATCCATTCCTCTAGTGGCACGCCGAAAACCCCGTATAAAACACACACCGCCCTCCCACGGATCAAACCACCCCTCGGAAAGCCCCCAAAAAGCGTCAGGAAAAAAAGGGAGAGCCGCGGCATGGACGGGCACGTCGGCAAGCTCATCGACTCGGTGGGCTCCATCTTCCGCGGCAGCGACATCCTCCCCTGGTGCGACAGCGACATCATCGCCGTAAGCCCCTCCTCCCCACTTCTCCTTTCGCCGAGAAAACTGGGCTCGGCTGGCGGCTGGCCTCCCAGGGAGGGAGGCCTGCTGACGAGTACCGCCAATCCGACCCTTTCCTTCTCCCGCCTTCTTGCTGCTCCGGTGGCGGCGGCAAATTTTGGAGGGGGAATGCGCGCGAGGGGCCCACGAATCAGCACGGGGTTCGCTGAGTCGTTGCTGCGCGGGGAATTGTGTCACAGGTTCATTCACCAACCCTATGGTCGGTTGAACCAAACGATGAATCACCTTCCATTGCACCGTGGTGCTTCTGCGGCCATTAATCAAACAAACCAATTATCCGATCGCATCCTGTTATCCAGTCAAGCCGTGTTTGATCACGCGGAGCCTAATCGTAATCGTTGCCACGTGTTCTTATGATCAATTCTTTTTATCAGGGTTTCGAGAGCGAGGTTGCTGAGGCTAAAAATGAAGAACAGAAAAATGAGAGCCTCATGAGGCTCTCCTGGGCGCTTGTTCACTCGAGACAGCCTGAAGATGTCAACCGGGGCATCGGGATGCTTGAAGGTGATATCCATATCCCGTTAATTTCCAACAGCATTAATACTTGGAgttttcttttataaaaaaatatggcTTGAGAAAATTGTAGGAGCTCTTCACCTGTTCCTTCAAAAAACAGAAAATATGACTCGAGAAATTTACTGAATATTTGCCCCATTTCCTGATTATTTCCACGAAAAAGTGATTGAGTTGGACCTCATGTTTTGAGTAGTGATTGAGGTGGACCTCATCTTTTAACTAGCATGCTTAGAAAATTAGAACTTGCCATTATCATTAGCATGGTGAAAAAGGTGTTGATGTACAAGGAAATGCCCACATGCCATAAGAAGCGTTTTACCACATGGACTTCTGTTCAATTACCATTGTTTGACTTCCTACGCCCACTTCTCTGAAGAGAACCAGTTGACACTTTCATGAATTATCGGGTTACATTGCTGAGATTGGAACCTCTAAAATTTAGAGGAACTAGAGTACAGCATAGTTACGAAGAATTAAAACTACTCTTCTTTTCAATCTAGGCCAGCCCCATCCTAGGCTACTAGACGTCGGACCTTCCACAATTCAATTAATTAATTTCAATCAAGCCGATCTTATTCACTGAAGCGTATTTCTTTGCCGTTGTCCCCATGGGAGCTCATGATGTTATCTGTTGCCAGCTTCATTGGACAGGTCTAGCAGCCCAGAGCAAGCAAGGGAGAAGCTCTACTTGTTAGCTGTTGGGCGTTACAGAACTGGGGATTATACAAGAAGCCGACAGCTTTTGGAAAGATGCTTAGAGGTTTGATCACGAAATGTGTTATCTGTTGTTATTCCTTTGAGACCTTCCAGATTTATTTTAGTCTGTGGCCTTACTCCTGTACTGTTAACCAAGGTGCCCCTGAATTTGATGCCTGCATGTTGAACAAAACATTTCATGTTTTCTTCAGATCCAGCATGACTGGAGACAAGCCATGACTTTGCAAAGGCTCGTTGAAGAAAAAACCAGAAGAGGTTGGTATAATATTTATGCTTTCCATTTTCAGTGTAGGAAAATGATAAAATGGACGCCCATGGATTTTTCATCTCCTACTATAGTATCCACTATCAGGTTAGGAAAATGAATGGCCAATAGATTATCATGTGCTACTATAATGCCAACATgatggccctgtttgtttccaATCGCCATACTGCAGGGATTTTTTTCGATTCTAGATTTTGCTAGTTCAAAATTCTGAATCGGTGGTGAGCAGAAGCTGAAATAATCAAGGCATTTGGTGGGATTCTTGCTTTTTTTTAACCGAGAATCTGATTATAAGCGGAAACAAGCAGGGCTGGTGTCCAGTAATTTCCCATGTCCTAATGTAAATATGAATTGTATTGATCAAGAGAGAAGTTTCACATATATCCCCAACAACTGCTGTCAGCCATGGACCATGAAAAGTAGTAGGGATCAAGACATCATGTCTTAATGAAGTTATCTACCATGTGTCCATGTTTCACATATTAGAAAAGAATAATAGAGCAAACCTTTAGTCATTCCAATGCACTGTTTATGGTCTGTCTAAATTGGGATAACCACTTATTTGATGGTTAAATGCAGATGGTATGattggcatggctatcatcacagGCGCCTTTGGAGTTGTGGGTCTTGTTGCTGGCGGTATAATTGCTGCAGCTTCTTCGTCATCCAGGAGGAGATGAGGATATCTTCTCTCTTGAAGTGAATAAGAAATCAAGACGGGCAAAAGCTTGGTGACAGATGATCATCACTTTTGTGCTCAGTGTGAATGGGTGCTCACTTGTCTTTTTTCCTGTACTTTTGCGCGTGAGACCAACCTTGTATTGCGTCCAAACGAGAGATATATGTATTGTTAACAGTAGAGGATGAGGCTCAGGAGCATTTCGACTGTTGTACTTTGTGTAGCTGCAGAAGATGCTGCGACTATAGTAGAATAACAAAATGCATAATACTCTGATCCCTGGTCCTAGTCCCCTTAGATGAGTTCATTCCTCATCGCCATTATGAAATTACCGTACTTTATGTTAATTTTTTGTGTGGCCTCAAAGCATGACCTTTTAAGTGGAAAAGGAGCTTTTCAGAACTATCAAATAAACACAAAAGGAGAGAATGATTTGGTTTATCTAAACATGATATGGACCTTTTAAGATCTTGTGTAAAGAAAGGATGCATATGCACCAGAATATTTTCGGTCTTTGTACATGTTCTCTGATAaaccttttttgttttttgtggTTGCGGATACACATTCTACACATCTTGCCCAACAAACAAAAGCAGGTTGTTTTAATCTTCGCTCCCTACCAAGGTCAGCAGGAAGTCCTTGTAATACCCGGAGGTGTCACCGACTACGTCGCTGGTCACCGTGGTTTTGAACCTGACCTTGTATTCCTCTTTGATCTTGTTCATGCCGATCTCGGACCCTGAGATGATCGCCCTCCTAAGCGTGTCCTCATCCGTTCCAAATCCTAAGATGGAGTATCTAATAGCCTGATGAACACAAGTACACATACAGGTTATGTGTGGCCTTATGTTCTTCGATGAGCATCTCAGTGAGAAGACCATCCCTGCATTTCAGTAATGTAATTTGTTATTAGTAAATATCATTAGAAAATACTTGCATATTTTTTAAGTCCTGATATATGCAACTTGGTTCGTAGAAACAATCAGATGGCATGTTGTCTTGTACATGTATTTGGTACAGCAACACTTTAATCATCAAGCAGTGTTCTCCATCAAGTTGTTtcccttgattgaatattgtgcACACATCGTCTACAGTGCAAGGTTAGATATATATCCCATAAATCGATTGGATGCTGATGATACTTGGCTGGCAAGATTATGCAAGGTGGCAAATTGTGTTTGTTCTTCTTACAATTGGTTCTGTTGCATACAATATACTAAGTGAAAAATGGGACAATTTATTGAGTTGCTGCAGCATCTTTGTGAtgtgtttttcttgtgtttgtcGGTGTTTGCAAACCCTGACTTAGCTAACAATGTGActctatttttttatatttttttacaaattttatttatCTTGTTTTGTATTTTACCGTAGCATTAGCACGGGCATACACTCCACGTGGAACGGCGCACGGGTGTGGCTCGGCACTTTCAGCAGGCGGCGGGGTGCGGCGCGCGGACAAGGAGATCTTCGTGTTGGTGGAGCCCGCGACGCCGGTGCGGCTGCACGGAGGGGACGCTCGTGCCCGGGGACTCACCAGGAGAACGGTGCACTGGCCGAATGTTGCCGTTGCGTTAGCAGGGCACTGTACAATTAGTACTGATTATTACTCCTAATGAACCAGAGGCGCGTTTCAAGATGACACCTGGGCTGGGCACCACTCAGTCCGCAACGATCTGCTACTAGGGCTCCCAACCCGCACGAAACGCTCCCTCTGGTCGTGCTAAAGCTGGCCACCATGAATTAACGTCATAAAACTACATTAATTTCTTCAAGCTGTTTCGTATCTGAATTGATTCTGTAGCATGCATGcggtctatctatctatataaacAAGCAAGCATTTGACCCGTACCTGGACTAGTCGTGACACGGCGAGCTTTATATAGATAGAATAGAGGCATCACTGGATCCCGATGCAGCAGTTCCTCGCACAAACCGGCAGCAACAGCAGCGCCGCAACGTCACGGCCGGCGTCGCCGCAGCCACGTCTCAGGCAGACGCAGGCACCCAGGAAGGAAAGGGACCCGCAGAACAAGGAGAAGGAGGCGCCGCCTCCggccatggccgacgagcacCAAGACCTCACCAGGGCCTTCGCGGGTACGGTACATTATTATATTTTATATATTACTTGTTTTGTGTATACCCATGCGATGCGCTGATGAATTGCTGCCACGATGTTGGAAAATGAGAATGCGCTCGATCCATACAATGAATGGATGCAGGTCTGGGCGGGCTGGGCGTGGACGAGACCGCGctggggcggtggcggcggcagccgGAGAAGCGGGCGCAGTTCCGGCGCGGCTTCCTGGGCTTCTTCTCCGCGAGCGCCGGCGCGGGCGCCGGTATCGAGCGGTGCAAGGACGAGTACCTGCTGCACCTCAAGGCGGAGTTCGCGCGGTTCAAGGACGCCGCGGTGCTGTGGGCGATGCACCCGTGGGAGCGCGACGCGCGCTGGGCGCACCACGTCCTGCACAAGGCGCACCCGCCGCAGGTCCTCGTCGAGGTCGCCTgcacgcgcgccgccgccgacctGCTCGGCGCACGCCGCGCCTACCAGGCGCTCTACCACCGCTCGCTCGAGGAGGACGTCGCCTACCGCGTCAGGGACGCCAACGCCAGTGTGCGCGCGCGCTGCTTCCTTCGACATCGTCTCGTTctgggctgctggctgctggcacCTGGACctggcagcagcaggccagctgTGACTGACGCACTAACACGtattgcctgcctgcctgcctgcctgcagcTGCTGGTGGGGCTGGTGAGCGCGTACCGGTACGAGGGCGAGCGCGTCAGCGAGGACCTCGCCACTGAGGAGGCCAAGGCGCAAGGCGCTGGCCGCCGCCGTCAgggccgcgccggcgccggcggcgaccAAGCTAGTGCAGAACGAGCAGGTGGTGCGGGTGCTGGACTGCTGGCTACCAGGAGCATGCCCCAGCTCAGGGCCACCTTCAGGATCTACATGGAGCTGCACGGCAAGCCACTTGAAGAGGCCGTCAATCAAGAATACCAGTAGTAGAGTTCATCATAAATCCAAACTCTTTTAACGCTCTGATCTGATTCATCTGTTCTTTGCGCCTGCCTGTGACTGATCAGGacctgcagcctgttcgcttgatcgtaaacgatcgtaaattttcaatcagaacaatatttttctctcacatcaaaccagctagcagtaataatccacgatcgtatacgatcgaaTCAGCACCGGCCGAACAGACTGCTGGCGGCCGAGCCGTGCCTGCGAGAGGCCATCAAGTGCCTGGACTCGCCGCCCAAGTACTTCAGCGAGGTGATCGGCAGGGCGTTCAGCGACGACGCGGACAGGCAGGCCAAGGCGGCGCTCACCCGCGTCCTCGTGTCACGCGCCGACACGGACATGGAGGATATCAAGGACGCCTAGGCCAGGCAGTACGGGGCCAAGCTCGCCGACGCCGTGGCCAAGAACACCCATGGCCACTATAAGGACGCGCTGCTCGCCATCATCGGCAAGTGAAAGGGGCCCAGGGTGTTGTGTGGCCGCTAGTGCCACACATGAATAATAACACATGTTCTTTCAAATGAAACAGTTCAATAAGATTGTACTAGTGCCCATCTCCTTTATTTCTGCGAATAGATAAAAAGAACAGCATCCTGTTACCATGTTACGAACTACTATGGGATATGGAACAACCATTTCAAGTGGCAGGCAGGAACAAAGGCCGAAGGTACAATGCTCGCACACATGTAGCCCAACCACGCAAACAATTTGGTATACCGGCCAATCCAAATCAACAAGCGGGCCAAGCAAGGCAAAAATTGTCAAGTTGAGAAACTGGCGTGCTCTTTCTATGCCCTAACCCCTGGCTGTATGCACGGCGGGCTCGGTGCACACGTATCCACCCAATTCTTTCCTCCCTTCACGATGTACTTCATCCAGCTCTAATAAAATTTACAAATCTTGTGTGCAAATCTTGGAGGGAGTACAAAACATCATGTGCGCTTGTAAGAACCATCCTTCCGACAATAGAGGGCCAACAAACCTTCCAGAGCTCCAGGTATCTGTGTCAGGATCTTTACAAGTTACCGCAGAACTGGAGTATCCAAAATGCAACACACGGCGTTCAGTTGCTCACTGCTCTAGAGACGTGGCAAACGGCTCGATGAGAATGGAAGCAAGCAGTTATACATCCACTTCAAGCGTGACACGACAATCATCTTGTCTGGCGTTCCCATGTCGAGCTTTGCCAGATCAAAAATATCTTCTCTCAAGCTGCATTGCAAACAGTTTCCTACACGTCAGATCCAGAATAACCAAGATGAGAGGTGAAGGACTTTGAGCAGAGAGACTGACCTTAACCATTCGCCTGTTTCTTTTGCGTGAGACTCAACAGCTTTGCACAGTCTATCAAGCGTGTAAAGTACTAATCCAAACTTGCACCGTGCCTCTTCCTCCTATAAAGTAGCAACTTCAAGGAGTTATTGCATGATCATATCATATAATCCAAGACTTTAGCCACTTCAAATTTATTGCATGGTGCCTATTAGATTAGTAATAAACATTTTATCTACACATCTTTGAGATACTAGTTAGGGAAAAAAGGCGATTTTGGTAATTTTGTATATGGTGAGAGAACAAGCTCATATATAAGACTCAAGTGCTAGAAGCATAGTGAAAGTGATCACAATTAGAAAGACGAATAAACAATACTTGGAAAACAAATATGTTAAACTCAAGCAAGAATGCTAGAGTGAACGAATttcatatatatttgaatatttgaAGTTACCATTCCATTATCCCTGTAATGCTGAAACTCCATAAGCCTTCTCTCTACATCAACAAGAAGCAGCCTCCGTTGACATCGTGCAATATTACCTCTTCCCTCAGCACCATGATCCTGTGGAACACGCAGATGTTTAGTTAGCCAAATTTACCATAATGCCTTTCTACTTTCTACTTTCCATATGCATTTGCATGCAACATAAACTGTAAAGATAAGTAACACCCATGGTTTGAACTCTGAGAGAAAGATGACATGATGTAATAGACCTACAATTACTGCAGATAGACCAGAGGAATGAAATTGTGAgcatgaaaatgttttttgatgGTTTATATACATACACGCTGAATCCATGTTCgcaataacacaagcagcagaagTGAAAGACCAAAAGCAGGCAGAGCTGCAAGAACGGCAAAGTTTATAGCATTTGCCCTAAGAATCTGATCCATTTCCAGTAGTCCCCTGTGTAAAACCACTTCAATTATCAATAACAATGAACAATAGAGAAGACAAAGCATATCTTTATATAGCTTATCAAAAACTTCAGATGGTGATTTGTTTAACTTACGATTCAAGATCCAGTTTAAGCTTTTGAATCTGAAATTTTCAAAATTGAAGGTCAGTGAAACACTGTTTCAATTATTGTACCCAGAAAATAGGAAACCAGGAACGAACCTGAATAAGCATAGCACGGGCTAATTCTCCACTGAACAGGTtttgaattggatgtatcaattCCTTCTCATATCTGCACAGTGCACATATATAAATAGAGATACAATTCATGAGTTCGGTGCTACAAAGGAAACGATCAAAAGagactagtgaaaataaatgcAGTCCCATACTTTCGTCAGGAAACTGGTTAATAAAATATGAACTGTATGTTCACACCTCTGAACAAAAGGAGACTACCAAACTTAAAGCAGTAGTAGTCATTATTCATCAAACACTAGAGAAACTTGCATATCAGCCGGTTCACAAAGCAGTTCAAGTACACGAGTGACATACTAATTAGTCATACATACAATCATGCTAGTTAGTCATAAGAAGTGACATGATTAGGACTAAAATTTCACACCAACAATTCCCTGAATCATAGAAGCAattgcatacatgctgacaagggTTACTAGTTTATTGAAGCATCTGGCAACTACTAGTCTAATACTGAGTTATCATAAACTCAAAGTTGGGAGTTTCCTGAGGTTGTTAAGTATAATTAAATGTTGGATAAGAGTCTATTGCATTAACTTGTTTTCTACTATTCAATGTTCACATCTGGGGTCAAATCCATCAAATGGATGGCTAACAGTTTCCAGCCCAAATGGTCTTAAAATGAGTCAACCATGAAGTTGAAAGGGCCAAACTGCCTACGAGTCTGGCCAATTATTCcggctgttcggctggctggaaaaacggctgatgctgatgctgatgctaatttgttgagagaaaaacattgttatttcgctgaaatggtacggctgataagttcaagcgaacatgcttTAGTTGCTGTCACATGTCATTGGATAACAACATAGGTACATAGAGTAACCAAATCTCTAATTATGCATATAATATACCATACACCAAGGTTTCCTTTTGTGAACAAATAAGAATATATTCCTTTAAAAGAGGTAGAACATTAAAGGGATGTAGTGAAAGGGGAAATTGTTCTCTTGACTGTTAGAGTATACTAGGCAACTCCGGATATGGCTAGTTTATGATTGATTGTAATCCTGGGATAACCTTCCTTATCTCTAGGAGAGGCTACTTGCCCTCCAAGCCACGTACTCCTATATAATCAGCCCAAGGGGCTCAAGCAATACATCCACGCATTATACACCAATCTTACATGGTATCAGAGCAAATTTATTGGACGCTCGAGAAATTGACAAACGAAATGGAAGACGCACATGACGACCTAATTGACATGCATGACAGACAGTAGTAGTATCATGACGACAAGTAGGAAGACTCGACGCAAGCTTGGAGAGGGCCTCGTGTCCAGGATGACCGAGGCGGCGATGCCAAAGTGAAGACTCGGTGGCGGCGACCAAGGATTGAGCAGCTGGCAGCCGGAGAGGGTACAACGGTCCGGAGCTATTGCACCTGACGATCACGTTCCGAGACAGAAGATCCTTCACAGAACACCCAGTTGGATCAAACTCAACAGAACAATTGTTATCAATAGTGAACTGACGAACAGAAATTAGGTTCTTAATAAGTTGTGGAGAAACCCGCACATTATTAAGACGTAAAGATGGTAAAATAACTGTAGAGCCAGTGGATGTAACGGGGAGTAAGGATCCGTTACCGACAACAATGGACGATGGAGTAGGATACCGCGAGGAAGTAGTATGTGAAAGCGAATTGGAATGTGATGACATGTGAGAGGTTGCACCTGAATCGAAGTACCAGTCATTGTTGTTTTGTGGCTGCTGCAGCGTCATGGTGCTGAATGTCGATGCCAGAGATTGATGATCCCATGTAGGAAGTCCAGCGTGCGGCTGGTAGTAGCCGGGGGGTGGTGCAGTCCAAGACCCGGCGTTCTCCAGGACCGAGGCAGGCACAGCATGCTGTTGAAGAGGCTGCTGGGCCAGCAGAGCGTGCTGAGGGGTGCCAGGCAGTGGTGCAAGTGGAGGCCGCTGCCCAGGCTGTGGTCTAGGCCACATTTGGATGGCCCCGGCCCACGGGCGGTAGAAGGAGGGCCATGGTGCGCCCTGTCCACCAAAGGGTGCGCTGGACTGGGCACCTGGCTGCGTGCCAGTGTGCGCCGGTTTGCCACCAGCGCCGTCGCGCCGGCCGCCACGTTTTCCGCGGCGGTTCTTGGAGGGAGCAGAGCCACCCCCGGAGCCTACGCTGGAGGCTGCAGGCTGCTTAACAACAGGAGGACACGACGGGGCTGACGTATTGGTGGAAGCGGTGAGTGCTGTCGATTGAGACGACGACATGTTCTCCATCGTCAGCTCCTCCAAGAGGAGGTCAGCCTTCGCGTCCAGGAACGTGGGGAAGGGGCGCCCTCGCCGGAGATGCATGCCGACGGTCTTGAAGCGCTCATTCAGACCGCGAATGAGGTTGAGGACGAGGGTGCGGTCGGTGACGACTTCACCTAAGTCACCAAGCGTGTCCGCCATGCGCTTGAGCTCCTTGCAGTAATCGGTGATGGACAGATCACCTTGAACGAAGTTGCGGAGCTTGGCGTCGAGGAGGAGGGCGCGTGTCTCGCGGTTATTGAAGAACTGGGACTCCACGGCGCGCCAAGTGTCGCGGGCAGTGGAGTTGCGCGCTGAGATCGTCGCGGCGAGGTCGTCGGAGATGGTGCAGAGGATCCATGACTTGACAACGCAATCCATAAGCTGCCAGTCAGGGAAACCATGTGCCGGTAAGTCCTGCAGGACATGGTGTTGAAGGGAATACTTCCCAACGATGAGGAGGAACTGATCACGCCACCAATTGAAATTGCCGGCGTTGAGGTCGAGAACAACCATGACAAGATTGCGGATGCTCTGGACCGCAACAGCCTGGGAGTGGAGGTTGGCGATTGCAGCAGCCTCTTGCAGAAGGAGGGCTTGATGCAGATCGGTGTTGTCGTTGTGGTCGGAGGCGTGATCGGAGAGGTCGTCCTCATCGTCCCCGTCCGCGAGTGCACCAGCGGCGGCGCGTTCCTGCTCGGCGCGTGCCAGGGCGTCGCGAGCGCGGGCGACGGCAGCGTCGCGCTCCAAAGCGGCGGCCTGGGCTTCCTTCTCAGCTGCGGCGACACGCGCGAGGGCGGCATCGCGCTCATAGCCTTCCGGTTGGCTGCGAGTAGGCGCGCAGCAGCATCCGCATCGGCAGCAACTTTGGCGGCGGCGCAGCCTTGGCCTGGGCATCGGAGTCTAGGCTGGATACCGTGGGGACGGCAGccgatttgggagaggggggAGGAGTCCCAGGCATCGCAGCACAGGGAAGCCGGCGCAGATGGGTGGGAGAAGCGCAGCCGAGGGGAGGGCGCGCTGGGGAGGAGCGCAGGTTCTAACCCTAGGCTTCCGGCTTCCGCTGCCCTCGCGCCGCCCCCGGGGAGATCGATCTCCACCGGGGGCAGCGCCCTCGTAGGATGCGCGATCGATCCTTCTGATCCGCCACGCCGTCGTGGTCAACCAACAACAGAAGGACCTACCTCTCCCATCGCTGCCAGGATCCGCCGTCTTCACCGCCCCTGTCGAGCGTCGATCTCCCCGGGGGCGGCACGTTGGCGGGTTGCCGCGCCGTGGGGGCTTCGCCCCATCTCGCTGCCCCCTGCTGCTCGGCTGCTGGACGGCCGATTTCTCCTGTCCCTGATTTCTATTCCCCTTTGTCCGTGTTGACCTGGAAAGAGATAAGGGAGGGGATGGGGCACTGCTAGGGGCATCCGAGATTGTACCCCATGGTTCGTCTTGCTgctgttgttttctttttctttttcccgatCAGAGATCGGGTTGCATCGCCCTACCGTTCGTCATCGCTTCATCCTCGACACTCCCGAAGACGAGGTTGTCGTTGTGCCCTTCAGGCTACTGCGGCAACACTCGTGATCCAGCCATCCTCGCCGGCGACGCCGCCTTTTCAGGCGGTGG
It encodes:
- the LOC136499063 gene encoding mitochondrial fission 1 protein A-like, producing MDGHVGKLIDSVGSIFRGSDILPWCDSDIIAGFESEVAEAKNEEQKNESLMRLSWALVHSRQPEDVNRGIGMLEASLDRSSSPEQAREKLYLLAVGRYRTGDYTRSRQLLERCLEIQHDWRQAMTLQRLVEEKTRRDGMIGMAIITGAFGVVGLVAGGIIAAASSSSRRR